One Ricinus communis isolate WT05 ecotype wild-type chromosome 2, ASM1957865v1, whole genome shotgun sequence DNA segment encodes these proteins:
- the LOC8273625 gene encoding high mobility group B protein 3 yields the protein MKGGKSKADAKNSKLSVNKKPVKATKKAGKAAKDPNKPKRPASAFFVFMEEFREQYKKEHPKNKSVAAVGKAGGDRWKSMSESEKAPFVAKAEKRKIEYEKKLKAYNKGQAEGPKEEEESEKSMSEVNDEEEDDEEGSAEEDDDE from the exons ATGAAGGGAGGTAAATCGAAGGCTGATGCCAAGAACAGCAa GCTCTCCGTGAACAAGAAGCCTGTCAAGGCTACTAAGAAAGCGGGTAAGGCAGCCAAGGACCCTAACAAACCTAAGAGGCCGGCTAGtgctttctttgttttcat GGAGGAGTTCAGAGAGCAGTACAAGAAGGAGCATCCTAAAAACAAATCTGTTGCCGCT GTCGGCAAAGCTGGTGGAGACAGATGGAAATCAATGTCTGAATCT GAGAAGGCACCTTTTGTTGCTAAGGCTGAGAAGCGTAAgattgagtatgagaagaagTTGAAAGCCTATAACAAGGGACAG GCTGAAGGACCCAAGGAAGAAGAGGAGTCTGAGAAGTCAATGTCTGAGGTGAATGATGAGGAGGAAGATGATGAAGAGGGCAGTGCGGAG GAGGATGACGACGAGTAG